The genomic region TCTATTTTACTCCCTCAGCTTTAAAACTGGTTGTTTAACCCCCTCAACATTACAAAACCAGACAAATAAGCCCTAAGACAGTTTTAGTTGGTGATTTTGATGATGCGACACTTATTTAAATGACATtagttttttctttttcaattcTATCTTTACTATTATCCATTTTTTTAAATTTTACACAAAAAATTATAATTGGATATTATATTTATCCTAATTTTCCTTTAATTTTTAAAGTCGCATTTTAATTACTAAAAATAAAAACTACATAAAAATAACTTATTGTTTTTGTCTGTGACTCATTTAGTATCTTATTAGGCTTAAAAATTTAATAGGGCTAAACAACACTATTACTAAAATACTAATTTTTTATTGATTTTATTAAGCAAGCTAAGTTGCCTTTCTTCTAATTAATAACTAAATTAATTACATTTGTTTTTAGAAACACCTAGCagacaaaaataaataaaatgatTTCTATTTTTTAAATAGATAATCACTTAGCTAAACTAACACATATAAATATTTTTAAAATTTTCTGACAACTTTAAATCTAAACATTTATAAAATTCTCAGAAATATTTATGTAAAATTATGGGTATAGATTTTAACTTAAAACTCTAGAAATATTTTTGTATGTTAGCTTAGATAGGAGAAGTTTTGTATAAAAAGTGGAGATCATTTTATTACTTTTTTGGTAAGCTTTTAACAAAAAGATAAATGTACAATTGATTTACTTAATAATTATAAGAAAGACCATTTAACTTGCTTAATAAAATCAACAAAAAAAATATAATTTAGTAATATTATTATTGAACTCTAGTAAATATTTTGGACATAGAAGATAAGAAACGAACCAGATACAAAAATATTAAGCTCTTTTTATATAGTTTTTAATTTTTAGTAATTAATCTATTATTTCTAAATTTTCAAAAACAATTAAGGTTAATATAATATCTAATTACCGTTATTGTGTACAATTATATAAAATTTGGACACTAGTAGAAGACAAAATAGAAAAAGACAAGTATTGACACTTAATTGAGTGTCACGTCATTAAAAATGGCTAACTAAAATTGTTTAGGTGATTATTTATCTGATTTTATAAAGTTGTTGGAGGTTAAATAACTAGTTTTGAAAGTGAAAGGGTGAAGTAGACCAATGCCTAAAGGTTAGGGGTTATATAAAATTAATTTAATCGCAGACCGTTTGGTACGCGAATCGTTGAGGCCACAAGGCTGGACCGTTCAGCTGTCCAGTTGCCAAATTTAGTGTCCAACATAATGATGTGAGCTGACACATCACTCCATTTGCACAAGAAACTAAAGAGGTAAGCTAAAATTAAATAGATATAAATCAATTAACATACTCAAAAGAAATCAACATCGCAAGCTTTCAAAGAGAAGAACACAAACATGGGTACGACCATCGCTTAATGCCAGCAAGCTTTCAAAGAGAAGAACAGACACATGGATATGAGCATCGCTCGTTCGTTGCTTGCCAATCAATAGGGCCCGCAATCCACATTGGCACCTGAGGCGGCCACACTtatgcctgagcggttttggagcAAGAAGATAACGGGAGTGCACATCACATTGATGTCGTACAACTGCGTCTTGGCGATGCCGACCTTGAACCGGGCCACGGCGGTGACCGTCACGGTGAAAGCAGAGCTATTGACGTCGGCGCCGTTGATGAAGGCCATGGCCATCGATCCCCGAGACACCGACACTGTAGCGTCGACAGTCGCCACGCTCCCACGGGTCTGCCACCCAGCCATGAGCGACGTCGCGTTCTTCTTCAGGTCGGCCTTGGTCCAGATCGACGCCGGGGTCACCACCGTGCTGTTGAGCACGTCGACGAGGATGGTGTTGTACCACACTGCCGCGCGCTGGCTGGTGTTGTTGGCGGCGAGGGTGAAGGTGAGATTCGCACCTCCATTGCCCACCAACAGGTGGCTCCTAGGATTGGTTACGGAGAAGAAAATGCGTGCAGGGCTCAGCAGGACGGAGAAGACGGTGACGACGACCGCCACGGCGAGGATCGCCATCAGAGCTGCCAGGATGTAGTGTTTGAGATTCAGGGCCTTCAGGCCAGTCCGCGGCGGAGCCATGCGTATATGGgtgtggcagcagcagcagctctaGCCAGAGCGTATGGTGGTTCAAACTAGTGTGCGAGTACTGCCTGCTGCCACCAGTTTATACCGTGCATGCCACTATAATTTTAGTATGCAAATTATTTGTGGTCACAATGACCGGGGGAAAGAGCCCTCCCCCCGCCCCCGAACCAGATACCACCAAATCACCCCAATTTCCAAATCCACAAAAATCTGCGCAGATTCACGCGATTCAACCCTCAGATCCGAAAACTCCATCTCTCGATCTACATCCCAAGGGGCTTTTCTCTGGCGGTCGTGGGGATTTGGAGGCCGGTCAGGCGGAGAAGACTATCGACTCCTCCACGCTGGTAAGTCCGCGCAAGATCAATCCGAAGTTGCAGGGGCGTGCCAGCGAGGTCCTCGAGTGTCTAGCTAAGGAGGTGCTCCTGCACGGCCATGGATCTCCTCTACCGCAGCAGGGCCAGCCGGGAGCGGCTGAACCTTACTTTTACTGCAAAGACAGAGCCAATCCAGGAGAGCATAGAGATTTCAATGCAAGCAGTAATGGAGACGGAGTTGCAGAGCAAGCTTCAAGTGAAGATCCACAGAAGACGATTTTACAGAAGAGAATCCCATCCTCTGAGAAGATGAAATGGACATTTGACAGCGCCCCGTCTGGTTTCAATGCCGTTCAGGTCCGAAGCGCGTTGAAGACCCCATCCCGGGAGTCCGGTGAGGTGAACCTTTTTGACCCGACGGGCAGTGGGCAGTACCGCGACAGCCGACCCTTTGCAGGCAAATTATTAATTTCTTCGGCAGAGGAGGAGGGTGAGGGCTGGACTGTAGTCAAACCTCGATTCTGGTGGCGCAGGAAGAACAACAACCTGGGGGCCAATTTAATCCGCAAAGAAGATGAATTTAATGGGGCCAGTTTCTTCAAGAAGAAATTTCAGGGTAAATGCTACAATTGCTTCTCGGCAGAGCACTATTCTTTCCGTTGTTGGGCTCCCCCCAGATGCTGGTCATGCTTCCGATCCGGACATAAGGCTGGGAGCTGCCCTGACAAAATCCATTTAGTGAAGTCCAATTCAAAGCGCAACCACCAAGAATCGCTGAAGCATTCATTCAAGCTGAATCACTGCCATGGAGCCAACGCCAGCATCCACTCCATCCAACAGCATAGACCCAGCTCCAAAGCTCTTCAAAAGGGACAGGAACAGCACCAAAGACAACCTCACAACCTCCTTCCCAAACTCAGCAGCAAGTCATACCTTGAAGCCGCTCAAGGAATTCAAGACATGGCGGCCCGCTACCCCGGCGACCCAAGAGCAAGACCGACCAGAGCGTTCTGTGCGATTTCAGCAACAGGCAACATCCGACGCCGCAGAGATGAGCTCATCAACAAGGCTGTGGTCTGCTCATATGATGGTAACAGCCATGAAGTTGATACCCTTTTTGCGGGAGACATGCTTAGGGAGAAGTTCGACCTTCGCCATGGTCAGTTCCAACTTGTCAAGCACTTTCCTGAGCAATTTTTCATTATTTTCTCTGACCCAAGAAACAAGCGGTGGGCATTAGATAGAAGAGATGTCTCGTACCATGGTCGTGTTTTCCATTTTGGTGACTGGACAGAGGAGAACTATGCAAGAAGGACAAACTGGGAGTTCAGAGTGAAGGTGCGGGTTGAGGGGATCCCAGTTCACTGCTGGGGAGAAGAGGTGGCTGCAAGGGCATTGGGCAAGAGTTGTGCCATTCATTTCGTGCAGGAGCGCACAAGGCGCAGGGAGCGCACTAGGTCCTTCGACCTTTGGGCCTGGTGCTCTGACCCGTGTGAGATTCCGAAGGAAGTTTGTCTCACGGTGACTGAACCTGACAGGGAGTTGCCAACAACCGGCATCCCCCTGCCACTTGCTGGAGCTCAGCATGATGAACCTACTGATTTGAAGAAAGGCCATGTGTACAACTTGCGCAACCACATTGAAGTAGTTGAAGACCTCTCATTCTACCGGGGGAGGGATGCCAGGGGAGGTCCCCCTAATCGCAAGTCTCGCAGGGAGTTTGTTTGGAGTTATGGAGCTCCAGATTCCGTGGGAGAGAAGCGTGATCGAGCTGAAGAATCCAGAGGCAGGGAGGTCATTCGTCGTGACTGgagagatgatgatgatgatgaccttCGCCGGGATCGTCGCCACGGCACTCGTCGTCACCGCAGCCTCTCTGGCTGGGTGCGTCACTCTCGCTGTCGTGGAGGACTGGAAGACTGCATCAGCTCCACCGGAAGGCATAGGCCTTCCACTCCCTTCCGTCGTCGGGGGGTGGAGCTGGCGACTACACCTTGTTAGGTCCCCAAGGCGGCTTTCAAGAAGTCTGTATCCTTTGCTGACCCCCTGGTTACGGCCAGTTGGCCACTGGATGCGTCTCCTGCTTCAGGGAAGTTCAAACGTGGCGCCGCAACTGCGGACACAAACATCCAGGCTGCTGTTTCATTGAAGGTACCAGTTCTTGATTCTGTTGCAGCTAACAAAGTGTTTTTTTCTAGCGAGTTAGTCGAGAATGTTGTTACTGTTCCGCCTACAATACAACAAAACCTACTCCTGAACAATGTGACAAGAGAGTTAGTTAACCACACCTTACCAGAGAAGAGTACAGAGAGGGAGAACCAAGCTGACCCATTACTGCTCCCAACCGGTCACCACAGTCAGGATGGGGCGGGGCCTGTGGATCTAATCCACGCAATCGACAACGCTCATTCCACGTCACTCCAAACTGCTGAACTGAATGACTTCATTGCATCAATATCTGGTACTCCAGAACCACCCATATTATCCACCCCACCGAACAACAACAAGGCACATATAGACCAAGAGAGTGGGAATATAGGATCACCTACCGCATTGGTGAGCGCCAATAATAACAATACCGGCAAAAGAATGAGTGCGAGGCTAGCTGCAAAGAGAGGATTAAAAATGGGGCGCAATTACGATGCCATATCTAAAGCCCAGGAACTTTTAATAGCAAAGTTTAACAACTCAGCAGCAAGATCTTTTTGTAGCTCATCTGCTTCAAATTCTAATACCCATGACACTCTTTTTGAACAGTTCGCAAACCAGTTTGCACGACCTCTCACTAAAGATCAGATGGAGGCAATCATGGAGTTGGTAAATCAGGGAGGAAAAAAGGTAGGAGGTCCAAGGCGTGGATGCAAGGTGGCTCCTGTGAAGGTTCCAGCAATCAAAATTATGCAGAAGATCTGATGGGAAGTGTTACAGCCATAGTGGTGCTCAACCACCATGTTAGTGTCTGCATTTTCTCTCTCTATTGTCAGTAAGGGGGTCGGTCAAGTCATGTTGGAAGTCTTAGATTGCTGTGGTGTTGTAAGGGGTCAGCGGAACCTAGTCCCAGTGTCTTCTATGTCGTTGTATCTTGTTGTTGTTAGTCTGGTGGATTGGTGTGTAATGTGGTTTGTTCTCCTCTTAAATGTTGATGTGTTGGGGCTTGTAGGGGGGTCGGGTCTGCTTGTCAGACAACGCCCCTGCTCCGTTCTATCATGTGGTCAGCTTGCTACATCAATTATTTCACAATGTTGCTTTAAGTGGAGAGTCCCCAATTAATGAGTACAAATTGTACGATTTTTTCATGGAATGTAAGAGGCTTAAATGACCCAGTCAAGCGAGAAAGTGTAAAGCAAACCATCATATCTTCTGGTGCAACCATTGTTTGCCTCCAGGAGACAAAAATCAGTATCTGGTCCAACAACCTGCTGCAGGAAACTTTGGGTTGCAGATTAGCGGCTCAGACGATGCATCTTCCCTCACAGGGAGCCTCAGGTGGGATTCTAATTGCATGCGATCCAGATTTTTTTGACATGAGTACAATTGCCTATGCATCAACTTTTTCAATCACAGTCAGAATCAAATCTAGATCAGAGGATCAGGAATGGGACCTCACTGGAGTTTATGGTCCccagaatgaaaatgaaaaattggctTTCCTCTCTGAGTTGCGAAACATACAAAGTTTGATGAGGCCTGAATGGGCTATCTTAGGTGATTTCAACATGATAAGAAGGAAAAATGAGAAAAACAAAGGACCGATAAATAGTAGATTAATGAGACTCTTCAACAATTCAATTGATTCCCTGCAACTTATGGAATTGGACCTTCATGGGAGATTGTTCACATGGTCAAATGAGCAGAATGATCCAACAATGTCAAGAATCGACAGATTCTTAGCGACAACCGAGTGGCATGACTTATACCCGACAGCTGATCTTCAGGCCTTTTGCACCTTGACCTCGGATCACTGTCCCTTGATCATGCAAGGTTACTCTTCCTATGACTTCTACAAGGGGTTTAGATTTGAATCGTTCTAGATAAATATTGAGGGTTTCAAAGAGGTGATACAACAAGCCTGGACACCAAGAGTGAACTCTACAGATAACATCTTACGTCTACACGTGAAAATGATTCGCACGGCCaaagctttgaagatttggaggcaaaaGAGAGTAGGAAACATCAAGGTGCAAATGGCTATTATACAAATTGTCCTAACCCTATTGGAGAAAGCACAGGAATCCAGGCAGCTTTCTAGTGCTGAGCTAGTTTTCCGTAGGCAGCTAAAAATCAAAATGTTGGGGCTT from Zea mays cultivar B73 chromosome 6, Zm-B73-REFERENCE-NAM-5.0, whole genome shotgun sequence harbors:
- the LOC100274906 gene encoding uncharacterized protein LOC100274906, with the protein product MPERFWSKKITGVHITLMSYNCVLAMPTLNRATAVTVTVKAELLTSAPLMKAMAIDPRDTDTVASTVATLPRVCHPAMSDVAFFFRSALVQIDAGVTTVLLSTSTRMVLYHTAARWLVLLAARVKVRFAPPLPTNRWLLGLVTEKKMRAGLSRTEKTVTTTATARIAIRAARM